The following coding sequences lie in one bacterium genomic window:
- a CDS encoding ABC transporter ATP-binding protein: protein MSLEDDLLAAESRGYDARLMSRLLSYVWPHKGMAASAVGLIVLSSLLQLIGPLATAVALDLFISPGAEGAEPSAVSRLVSDLLASRGIELTSQQGLAWAGGIYLAALGVTFCVLYLQGLTMQFMGQRIMYDLRIEVFSKLQRLPVAFFDRNPVGRLVTRVTNDIDALNELFTAGLVSIFGDVFLLGGIVCVLFWFNWKLALVTFAILPLLFLLTFWFKRRARQWYREVRAKLAAINSFLQESISGMSIVQLFNRERAALTELNEISGAHRDAHVRSIFYYAVYFPAVELTTALGIALVLWYGGGQVVSGVLSLGALVAFLQYAQRFYQPLADLSEKYNILQAAMAASERTFELTDRDPEIQSPPGAHKPKAVSGCIEFRNVSFSYNPGDEVLHDMSFRLGEGETVAVVGHTGAGKSTLASLVQRFYDVDSGAVLVDGVDVRRWDLHRLRTAIGVVLQDIFLFSGTVAGNIALGNRRIDDEALRRAAREVHALDFIERLPSGFDAIVRERGAGLSVGQKQLIAFARALAYEPSILILDEATSSVDTETERLIQLGLERLLANRTSLVIAHRLSTIRKADRILVLHKGHLCEEGSHEELMALGGIYYRLHLLQHGSEAA, encoded by the coding sequence ATGAGCCTCGAGGACGATCTCCTAGCGGCCGAGAGCCGGGGCTACGACGCCCGTCTGATGAGCCGGCTTCTGAGCTACGTCTGGCCGCACAAGGGCATGGCGGCTTCCGCGGTCGGCCTGATCGTGCTGTCGTCGCTCTTGCAGTTGATCGGTCCATTGGCAACCGCCGTGGCGCTCGACCTCTTCATCAGTCCCGGGGCCGAAGGCGCGGAGCCTTCGGCCGTGAGCCGACTGGTTTCCGATTTGCTGGCGTCACGGGGCATCGAGCTGACCTCACAACAAGGATTGGCCTGGGCGGGCGGCATCTACCTCGCGGCCCTGGGGGTGACCTTCTGTGTTCTCTACCTCCAGGGACTGACCATGCAGTTCATGGGACAGCGGATCATGTATGACCTGCGCATAGAGGTGTTCTCCAAGCTCCAGCGTCTGCCGGTGGCGTTCTTCGATCGCAATCCGGTCGGCAGGTTGGTGACCCGGGTCACCAATGATATCGATGCCCTCAACGAGCTCTTCACGGCGGGCCTGGTCTCCATCTTCGGGGACGTGTTTCTGCTGGGCGGCATCGTCTGCGTTTTGTTCTGGTTCAACTGGAAACTCGCTCTGGTGACGTTTGCCATTCTGCCCCTGCTTTTCTTGCTCACATTCTGGTTCAAGCGTCGGGCTCGGCAGTGGTACCGGGAGGTTCGCGCCAAGCTCGCGGCGATCAACTCCTTTCTGCAGGAAAGCATCAGCGGTATGTCGATCGTGCAGTTGTTCAATCGCGAGCGGGCCGCACTGACCGAGCTGAACGAGATCAGTGGAGCGCATCGCGACGCTCACGTGCGGTCGATTTTCTACTACGCCGTCTATTTTCCCGCGGTCGAGCTGACCACCGCCCTCGGCATCGCTCTGGTGCTCTGGTACGGAGGCGGGCAGGTGGTCTCGGGCGTGCTGTCCCTCGGTGCACTGGTGGCCTTTCTCCAGTACGCGCAGCGCTTCTACCAGCCGCTGGCCGACCTCTCGGAGAAATACAACATCCTGCAAGCGGCGATGGCGGCCTCCGAGAGGACGTTCGAGCTGACCGATCGGGATCCCGAGATCCAGTCCCCGCCGGGGGCACATAAGCCGAAGGCCGTTTCGGGCTGCATCGAGTTTAGAAACGTCAGCTTTAGCTACAACCCCGGCGACGAGGTCCTGCATGACATGTCGTTTCGACTCGGCGAAGGAGAGACCGTTGCCGTCGTCGGGCACACCGGAGCCGGGAAGAGCACGCTGGCCAGCCTGGTGCAACGCTTCTACGACGTCGACTCGGGGGCTGTGTTGGTCGACGGGGTCGATGTCAGGCGGTGGGATCTGCACCGGCTGAGGACCGCCATCGGAGTCGTGCTTCAGGACATTTTTCTCTTCTCGGGAACCGTAGCGGGAAACATCGCGCTCGGGAATCGCCGAATCGACGACGAGGCCCTGCGTCGGGCGGCGCGTGAGGTGCATGCCCTCGATTTCATCGAGCGACTGCCCTCGGGGTTCGATGCGATCGTGCGCGAGCGGGGGGCCGGCCTGTCGGTGGGCCAAAAGCAGCTGATCGCCTTTGCTCGTGCCCTCGCCTATGAGCCGAGCATCCTGATTCTCGACGAGGCGACGTCTTCGGTCGACACCGAGACCGAACGTCTGATTCAGCTCGGGCTCGAGAGGCTCTTGGCCAACCGGACCTCGCTGGTCATCGCGCACCGGCTTTCGACCATTCGCAAGGCGGATCGAATCCTGGTTCTCCACAAGGGACATCTCTGCGAGGAGGGAAGTCACGAGGAGTTGATGGCGCTGGGCGGAATCTACTACCGGCTGCATCTGCTGCAACACGGCTCCGAAGCCGCCTAG
- a CDS encoding CBS domain-containing protein: MGEHRISRGAGSQEIRKFTRKVLADLRALELMLDQGIVESNVRRIGAEQELFLVNKNWRPATNNLEVLEKIDDPRFTTELGKFNLEFNLDPFDLTSDCLRKMEGQLEELLTKARMAAEDLGVKILLTGILPTLEKSDLSLDNMTPMPRYFELNEAMTRLRGQDYDFRIKGRDELVLQHDNVMLEACNTSFQVHFQVSPERFANRYNIAQAVAAPVLAAATNSPLLFGRQLWRETRIALFQQSVDTRTPSTHLRELSPRVSFGRSWIKESALEIFQEDLARFRVIMSTEVSEDPFEALERGEAPRLDALRLHNGTIYRWNRPCYGVAGGKAHLRIENRVLPSGPTPLDEMANAAFWFGLIAGVGEKYGDITEHMTFEEARENFVKAARLGLGAQFDWVERKQVPARDLILEDLLPLSRDGLTHLGIDSVDSKRYLDVIERRVSSGRTASQWLLDSYVAMSETAGRAESLAALTAATCLRQETGEPVHEWQTAEPSEAGDKKKHYRRVDQVMVTDLFTVNQDDLVDIAAFVMDWRHIRHVPVEDDDHRLVGLVTHRSLLRILGGSVLSGIGSATSVGEIMQRDLVTVRPETTTLEAISLMREHRISCLPVVAESNRLVGIITEFDFMGIAGELLDKFLSESEPSDES, encoded by the coding sequence ATGGGCGAGCACAGAATTTCGCGCGGTGCCGGGTCGCAGGAGATCCGCAAGTTCACCAGGAAGGTGCTCGCCGATCTACGCGCGCTCGAACTGATGCTCGACCAGGGCATCGTCGAGTCAAACGTCCGGCGCATAGGCGCCGAGCAGGAGCTCTTCCTGGTCAACAAGAACTGGCGGCCCGCAACCAACAATCTCGAAGTGCTCGAGAAAATAGACGATCCGCGCTTCACCACCGAGCTCGGCAAGTTCAACCTTGAGTTCAATCTCGACCCCTTCGACCTGACCAGCGACTGCCTGAGGAAGATGGAGGGTCAGCTTGAAGAGCTTCTGACCAAGGCACGCATGGCTGCCGAGGATCTGGGCGTCAAGATCCTGCTGACCGGAATCCTGCCGACTCTGGAGAAGTCGGATCTCTCGCTCGACAACATGACGCCGATGCCCCGCTACTTCGAGCTCAACGAGGCTATGACCCGCCTTCGGGGCCAGGACTACGACTTTCGAATCAAGGGCCGAGACGAGCTCGTGCTCCAGCACGACAACGTCATGCTGGAAGCGTGCAACACAAGCTTCCAGGTGCATTTCCAGGTCAGTCCCGAACGCTTCGCCAACCGCTACAACATCGCCCAGGCGGTTGCCGCGCCGGTGCTGGCGGCGGCGACCAACTCACCGCTTCTGTTTGGCCGCCAGCTGTGGCGCGAAACCAGAATCGCCCTGTTCCAGCAGTCGGTCGACACCCGCACGCCCTCGACTCACCTGCGCGAGCTCAGTCCGCGGGTCAGCTTCGGCCGTAGCTGGATCAAAGAGTCGGCCTTGGAGATCTTCCAAGAGGATCTCGCTCGATTTCGGGTGATCATGAGCACGGAAGTGAGCGAGGATCCGTTCGAAGCGCTCGAACGCGGCGAGGCTCCCAGACTCGACGCCCTGAGGCTCCACAACGGCACGATCTACCGCTGGAATAGGCCCTGCTACGGAGTAGCCGGCGGCAAGGCCCATCTCCGAATCGAGAACCGCGTCCTGCCCTCCGGACCGACGCCGCTCGATGAAATGGCGAACGCCGCCTTCTGGTTCGGCCTGATTGCCGGAGTTGGGGAGAAGTACGGCGACATCACAGAGCACATGACCTTCGAAGAAGCTCGCGAGAACTTTGTCAAGGCGGCGAGGCTCGGCCTCGGCGCGCAGTTCGATTGGGTCGAGCGCAAGCAGGTACCCGCGCGCGACTTGATCCTCGAAGATCTGCTGCCCCTGTCTCGTGACGGCCTCACGCACCTCGGGATCGATTCCGTTGACAGCAAACGCTACCTCGACGTGATCGAGCGCCGCGTCAGCTCGGGCCGAACCGCGTCGCAATGGCTCCTTGACTCTTACGTCGCGATGAGCGAGACGGCTGGCCGCGCCGAAAGCCTCGCGGCGCTGACCGCCGCCACCTGCCTTCGGCAAGAAACCGGCGAGCCCGTTCACGAGTGGCAGACGGCCGAGCCCAGCGAAGCCGGGGACAAGAAAAAGCACTACCGCCGCGTGGACCAGGTCATGGTCACCGATCTTTTCACCGTGAATCAAGATGATCTGGTCGACATCGCTGCTTTCGTCATGGACTGGAGGCACATCCGGCACGTGCCGGTCGAAGACGATGACCACCGGCTCGTGGGTCTCGTGACCCATCGCTCTCTTTTGCGCATCCTCGGCGGTAGCGTGCTCAGCGGGATCGGCAGCGCGACCTCCGTAGGTGAGATCATGCAGCGCGACCTGGTGACGGTACGCCCAGAGACCACCACGCTCGAAGCAATCAGCCTGATGCGAGAGCACCGAATCAGCTGCCTACCGGTCGTTGCCGAGAGCAACAGACTCGTGGGAATCATCACCGAGTTTGATTTCATGGGAATCGCCGGCGAGCTACTCGACAAATTCCTGAGCGAATCGGAGCCAAGCGATGAATCGTAG
- a CDS encoding PAS domain S-box protein, whose translation MSPQSVGTRGMGPDTLLVRPEVRLFNQLRWMIILRLVAITSVVLPYFLLQLADSSRSLTFDLLFRGAGVTYAASLVYLILLALRSPAANAQAYIQFVGDLVLISALVFYVGGTSSPFTILYLIVITEASVFLRRRAGIHVANLAWLLYAAIALVTAQGWVSAPGGQVLPEISALRLVYYLIIHLIGFYAVAFMTAHLAANVARAERALERKGERLAELRVAYRDVIESIPSGLMTTDQGGLVTSANIASQEILRKSSEHLLGEPVYEMGLFSKQAWNELKNDANRRQRTRLDTSYQVGDDEISIGYTLSPLSGGDGPLAGFILIFQDLSEWRRLQEEIRLKERMAAVGQMASGLAHEIGNPLAAISGSVQMLSSGVPEASPKRRLLDIILKESQRLDRTIKNFLQFARPKEAASVRFDVAALVSENVALLRNSDEVDPGHEIELALEPDSVHLVGDPDQISQIFWNLARNSLRAMKDGGKLHISGSLVDGNYQLDFLDTGCGMTAEEKSRMFHPFRSYFDSGTGIGMAIVYRIVEEHNGQVHVDSHPDQGTRIRVDLPGAVAASQPVPMEA comes from the coding sequence GTGAGCCCGCAGAGCGTAGGCACCCGGGGAATGGGTCCAGACACGCTGCTGGTGAGGCCCGAGGTGAGGCTGTTCAACCAGCTGCGCTGGATGATCATCCTGAGGCTGGTGGCAATCACCAGCGTCGTACTGCCCTACTTCCTTCTGCAGCTGGCCGACAGCTCGAGGAGCCTGACCTTCGACCTTCTCTTTCGCGGAGCCGGAGTCACCTACGCCGCCAGTCTCGTTTACCTGATCCTCTTGGCGCTGCGCTCGCCAGCGGCCAACGCACAAGCGTACATTCAGTTCGTCGGCGACCTCGTACTGATATCCGCGCTGGTGTTCTACGTCGGAGGCACATCCAGCCCGTTCACGATCCTCTACCTCATCGTCATCACCGAGGCCTCGGTCTTTCTGAGGCGCCGGGCCGGCATTCACGTCGCGAACCTGGCCTGGCTGCTGTACGCGGCCATCGCCCTCGTCACTGCGCAGGGTTGGGTCTCGGCTCCCGGCGGCCAGGTCTTGCCGGAGATTTCGGCGCTACGCCTGGTCTATTACCTGATCATCCACCTGATCGGATTCTACGCGGTCGCCTTCATGACCGCGCATCTGGCCGCCAACGTGGCCCGCGCAGAGCGCGCCCTGGAACGCAAGGGCGAACGTCTGGCGGAGCTGCGGGTAGCCTACAGAGATGTAATCGAGTCCATTCCGAGCGGACTGATGACGACAGACCAGGGCGGGTTGGTCACCAGCGCCAACATCGCCTCGCAGGAGATCCTTCGCAAATCCTCAGAGCACCTGCTCGGCGAGCCGGTGTACGAGATGGGTTTGTTCTCCAAGCAGGCCTGGAACGAGCTCAAGAACGACGCCAATCGGCGACAGCGGACCCGGCTCGACACCAGCTACCAGGTCGGGGACGACGAGATCTCGATCGGATACACGCTGAGCCCCCTGAGTGGCGGTGACGGTCCGCTAGCCGGCTTCATTCTGATTTTCCAGGACCTCTCCGAGTGGCGCCGGCTTCAGGAAGAGATCCGATTGAAGGAGCGGATGGCCGCCGTCGGGCAGATGGCCTCCGGCCTCGCCCACGAGATCGGCAACCCACTCGCAGCGATCTCGGGCTCCGTCCAGATGCTCTCATCCGGAGTTCCGGAGGCGTCCCCGAAACGCAGGCTGCTCGACATCATCCTCAAGGAAAGCCAGCGACTGGATCGGACCATCAAGAACTTCCTCCAGTTCGCGCGCCCCAAGGAAGCCGCCAGTGTCAGATTCGACGTAGCCGCCCTGGTCTCGGAAAACGTCGCCCTGTTGCGCAACAGCGACGAAGTTGACCCGGGGCACGAGATCGAGTTGGCACTCGAACCCGACAGCGTCCACCTGGTCGGCGATCCCGACCAGATCAGTCAGATCTTCTGGAACCTGGCCCGCAACAGTCTCCGGGCCATGAAGGACGGCGGCAAACTACACATCAGCGGCAGCCTCGTCGATGGCAACTATCAACTCGATTTCCTGGACACGGGGTGCGGGATGACGGCCGAGGAAAAGTCCCGGATGTTCCATCCCTTCCGGTCGTACTTCGACAGCGGGACCGGTATCGGCATGGCCATCGTCTATCGAATCGTCGAAGAGCACAACGGCCAGGTGCACGTCGACAGCCATCCCGACCAGGGCACTCGAATACGCGTCGACCTCCCCGGCGCCGTAGCCGCTTCCCAACCCGTACCCATGGAGGCCTAG
- a CDS encoding NAD(P) transhydrogenase subunit alpha, with translation MGELLVGLYVFVLAIFVGFEIITKIPPTLHTPLMSGANAISGITLLGALQAARSGSTELSSLLAFGAIIFATINVVGGFVVTDRMLAMFGGKKKKK, from the coding sequence ATGGGTGAACTCCTGGTCGGTCTCTACGTGTTCGTGCTCGCCATCTTCGTCGGGTTCGAGATCATCACCAAGATCCCACCGACGCTCCATACGCCGTTGATGTCGGGAGCCAACGCGATCTCCGGAATCACGCTATTGGGAGCCCTGCAGGCCGCTCGCTCGGGATCCACCGAGCTGTCGAGTCTGCTCGCATTCGGCGCCATCATTTTCGCGACCATCAACGTCGTCGGCGGCTTCGTGGTCACCGATCGCATGCTCGCCATGTTCGGCGGGAAGAAGAAGAAGAAGTGA
- a CDS encoding type IV pilus twitching motility protein PilT produces the protein MTTTLNALLKEMVNQGASDLHITTNSAPQIRIDGKLHALNTPALTPTETKKLAYSILTDKQKQRLEETLELDLSFGIKGLARFRGNIFHQRGAVAAAFRQIPYDIKGFRELGLPTIVEKLCEKPRGLVLVTGPTGSGKSTTLAAMLDKVNSERPEHIVTIEDPVEYLHHHKKCIVNQRELNADTLSFANSLKSVLRQDPDVVLIGEMRDHETVEAALRIAETGHLTFATLHTNSAAQTINRIIDIFPAHQQSQVRVQLSFVLEGILCQSLLPRASGTGRCMAMEVLIPNAAIRNLIREDKIHQIYGMMQTGQSKFGMQTFNQALAALYARRIIDLKTAMNRSSKPDELQEMIARNTAIGSPGARPARAAR, from the coding sequence ATGACAACGACGCTCAACGCCTTGCTCAAGGAGATGGTCAATCAAGGGGCGTCCGACCTCCATATTACGACCAACTCGGCGCCCCAGATACGCATTGACGGCAAGCTCCACGCGCTCAACACGCCCGCCCTCACGCCGACCGAGACAAAGAAGCTCGCGTATTCGATACTGACCGACAAGCAGAAGCAGCGCCTCGAGGAGACCTTGGAGCTCGACCTGTCTTTCGGGATCAAGGGGCTGGCGCGATTTCGCGGCAATATCTTCCATCAACGCGGCGCCGTGGCGGCGGCCTTCCGCCAGATTCCCTACGACATCAAAGGCTTCCGGGAGCTCGGTCTCCCCACGATCGTCGAGAAGCTGTGCGAGAAGCCTCGCGGCCTCGTCCTGGTTACCGGTCCCACCGGCTCGGGTAAGTCCACGACGCTGGCCGCGATGCTCGACAAGGTAAACAGCGAAAGACCCGAGCACATCGTCACGATCGAAGATCCCGTCGAATACCTGCACCACCATAAGAAGTGCATCGTCAACCAGCGCGAACTGAACGCAGATACGCTCAGCTTTGCCAACTCGCTCAAGTCGGTTCTCCGGCAGGACCCGGACGTCGTACTCATCGGCGAGATGCGGGATCATGAAACCGTCGAGGCGGCGCTGCGCATCGCCGAGACCGGGCACTTGACCTTCGCGACGCTCCATACGAACTCGGCCGCCCAGACCATCAACCGAATCATCGACATCTTCCCGGCGCATCAGCAGTCCCAGGTTCGAGTCCAACTCTCGTTCGTCCTCGAAGGCATTCTCTGTCAGTCCCTTCTGCCCCGAGCCAGCGGCACCGGCCGCTGTATGGCGATGGAGGTCTTGATACCCAACGCTGCGATCCGCAACCTCATTCGTGAGGACAAGATCCACCAGATCTACGGCATGATGCAAACGGGGCAGTCCAAGTTCGGCATGCAGACCTTCAATCAAGCTCTGGCCGCGCTCTATGCGCGCCGGATCATCGATCTCAAGACCGCCATGAACCGGTCCTCGAAACCAGACGAGCTGCAAGAAATGATTGCCCGTAACACCGCCATCGGAAGCCCGGGCGCGAGGCCGGCACGAGCGGCCAGGTAG
- a CDS encoding type II secretion system F family protein has protein sequence MPSFVWKGRDRQGDFQEGILLADSKDAATAVLRQQQIRVNSLREKGREIAFLPRIPRKINQQRVALFTRQFSVMLDAGLPLVQCLEILGEQQEHLGFAQMLTKVRSDVEGGAALAEAMRRQPKAFDDLYVNMVAAGEAGGILDVILQRLSVYLEKAVKLKNQVKSAMMYPVTVITIAIAVVWIILWKVIPVFAQLFAGLGGELPALTRWVVAMSNFLARYSIWIMLALVAAFFAIRAYHRTEKGARVLDGLLLKIPVLGEILRKIAVARFCRTLSTLTSSGVPILDGLEITAKTAGNTIIEDAIMVTRRSVEEGKTLSGPLGETKVFPPMVVQMINVGEQTGALDQMLSKIADFYEDEVDTAVAGMVKLLEPIMIVVLGAIIGTIVAAMYLPLYTILGSIQ, from the coding sequence ATGCCGAGTTTTGTTTGGAAAGGACGGGACCGTCAGGGCGACTTTCAAGAGGGCATTCTTCTGGCCGACTCCAAGGACGCCGCGACGGCGGTGCTGCGTCAGCAGCAGATCCGGGTCAACAGTCTGCGCGAGAAAGGGCGTGAAATCGCCTTCCTTCCCCGAATTCCCCGCAAGATCAATCAACAGAGGGTCGCGCTCTTCACCCGACAGTTCTCGGTAATGCTCGACGCGGGTCTGCCACTCGTGCAATGCCTCGAGATCCTGGGAGAGCAGCAAGAGCATCTGGGTTTCGCCCAGATGTTGACGAAAGTGCGATCGGATGTCGAAGGAGGCGCCGCCCTTGCCGAGGCGATGCGCCGCCAGCCCAAGGCTTTCGATGATCTCTACGTAAACATGGTCGCCGCCGGCGAGGCCGGCGGTATCCTCGACGTCATCCTTCAGAGACTGTCGGTCTACCTGGAGAAAGCAGTCAAGCTCAAGAACCAGGTCAAGTCCGCGATGATGTACCCGGTCACGGTCATCACCATCGCCATCGCGGTGGTCTGGATCATTCTGTGGAAGGTCATCCCGGTCTTCGCCCAGCTCTTCGCCGGTCTTGGCGGCGAGCTTCCGGCATTGACCCGGTGGGTCGTCGCCATGAGCAACTTCCTCGCCAGGTACTCGATCTGGATCATGCTCGCTCTGGTGGCGGCTTTCTTCGCTATCCGGGCTTATCACAGAACCGAGAAGGGGGCTCGCGTTCTGGACGGGCTCTTGCTCAAGATCCCTGTCCTGGGGGAGATTCTGCGCAAGATCGCCGTTGCCCGTTTCTGCCGGACTCTCTCGACGCTGACATCCTCGGGCGTGCCCATTCTCGACGGTCTCGAGATCACCGCCAAGACAGCGGGCAACACGATCATCGAAGACGCAATCATGGTCACTCGCCGGAGTGTCGAGGAAGGTAAGACCCTAAGTGGCCCACTCGGAGAGACCAAGGTGTTTCCACCGATGGTGGTTCAGATGATCAATGTCGGCGAGCAGACCGGTGCTCTGGACCAGATGCTTTCGAAGATCGCCGATTTCTACGAGGACGAGGTCGACACCGCGGTGGCCGGCATGGTCAAGCTCCTGGAGCCGATCATGATCGTGGTCCTGGGTGCCATCATCGGAACTATCGTGGCCGCCATGTACCTGCCTCTCTACACGATCCTCGGCTCCATCCAATAG
- a CDS encoding NAD(P)(+) transhydrogenase (Re/Si-specific) subunit beta yields MSANIIPLLYLLSAILFIFGLKGLTRIRTARRGNAMAALAMLLAGITTLVDMGKADYRWIIAGLVVGGGIGLYAALKVAMTAMPEMVALFNGFGGGASALVALSVIALSLLEGGDALGLSSSISAFFSVLIGGVTLTGSLVAFGKLSGKLGGAPVVLPGRHVINGVLVLITVAAAVRYFLVSGGDTKTLITSFLVATALSLILGVLMVIPIGGADMPVVISLLNSLSGLAAASTGFVLSNNLLIIGGALVGASGLILTQIMCVAMNRTLANVLFSGFGGESAAADSRDYQNITSCGPEEAAMVLETASSAILVPGYGLAVAQAQHVARELGDLLESRGTKVSYAIHPVAGRMPGHMNVLLADADVPYEKLFEMDAINSDFKTTDVVLVVGANDVVNPAAETDPQSPIAGMPILKCYEAQTVMMIKRSLSPGFAGIKNSLFEADNTMMIFGDAKAVLQGLVKELKELGAA; encoded by the coding sequence GTGTCCGCAAACATCATTCCCCTTCTCTACCTACTCTCGGCGATACTCTTCATCTTCGGTCTCAAGGGCCTGACGCGTATTCGCACCGCGCGCCGAGGCAACGCCATGGCCGCCCTGGCGATGCTGCTCGCGGGCATAACCACGCTGGTCGACATGGGCAAGGCGGACTACCGCTGGATCATCGCCGGGCTCGTTGTCGGCGGTGGAATCGGCCTGTACGCGGCGCTCAAGGTCGCGATGACCGCGATGCCGGAGATGGTCGCTCTGTTCAACGGCTTCGGCGGAGGCGCCTCGGCACTGGTGGCGCTCTCGGTGATTGCGCTTTCGCTCCTCGAGGGTGGCGACGCCCTGGGTCTCTCCTCCTCGATCAGCGCTTTCTTCTCGGTCTTGATCGGCGGCGTCACGCTCACCGGCAGCCTGGTTGCCTTCGGCAAGTTGAGTGGCAAGCTCGGCGGCGCACCGGTCGTCCTGCCCGGTCGTCATGTCATCAACGGCGTCTTGGTTCTGATTACGGTAGCCGCCGCAGTTCGCTACTTCCTGGTCTCCGGCGGCGACACGAAGACGTTGATTACCAGCTTCCTGGTGGCAACCGCGTTGAGTCTGATCCTCGGTGTCTTGATGGTGATACCCATCGGCGGCGCCGACATGCCGGTCGTGATCTCTCTGCTCAATTCCCTGTCCGGCCTCGCCGCTGCGTCGACGGGTTTTGTACTCTCGAACAACCTCCTGATCATCGGCGGCGCCCTGGTGGGCGCCTCCGGACTCATCCTGACGCAGATCATGTGCGTCGCGATGAACCGGACGCTGGCAAATGTCCTGTTCTCGGGCTTTGGTGGCGAGTCGGCGGCCGCCGACAGCCGCGACTACCAGAACATCACGTCCTGCGGACCTGAAGAGGCGGCCATGGTTCTCGAGACGGCAAGCTCGGCGATTCTCGTCCCCGGCTACGGCCTTGCCGTCGCCCAGGCCCAGCACGTCGCGCGCGAGCTTGGCGATCTGCTCGAATCTCGCGGCACCAAGGTCTCATACGCCATTCATCCCGTGGCCGGCCGCATGCCGGGTCACATGAACGTTCTGCTGGCCGACGCGGATGTACCCTACGAGAAGCTCTTCGAAATGGACGCGATCAACTCCGACTTCAAGACCACAGATGTGGTCCTGGTCGTCGGCGCCAATGACGTCGTCAACCCGGCGGCCGAAACGGACCCGCAATCACCGATCGCCGGAATGCCGATCCTCAAGTGCTACGAAGCGCAGACGGTGATGATGATCAAACGCAGCCTCAGCCCCGGCTTCGCCGGCATCAAGAACTCGCTCTTCGAAGCCGACAACACCATGATGATCTTCGGCGACGCTAAGGCCGTTCTGCAGGGACTCGTCAAAGAGCTGAAAGAGCTTGGCGCCGCCTAG